In the genome of Hippoglossus hippoglossus isolate fHipHip1 chromosome 9, fHipHip1.pri, whole genome shotgun sequence, the window GCACTATGCACATTGACAGGTGATTTGATTGCAGGGTAACAAAGGTGTGATAGGAGATGGAGATAGGAGAGAAAATGGATCGATTTACAGATCGTCCGATATATATAAGATACATACAGATACAGACTGTACATACAGCAGTGCTCAGGGTTGGCATGACAACTTGAAGCTGTATTTTCTCGGACGTGATGTACTGAAGCTATACTCTTTCCCACTTGATATACTGGACACACACATCCGGATGAACTGAGATTGGCAGGAGATGCAGATTGATGGAGCTGAGAGTGCTAGCGTTTGTGGCTACTTTCAACCTGATTAACTCCTTGCTGAGGAGCTCAAACACATCAAACTGCTCAATCTACACCGAAACAAGGACCACTTATCAATCGATCAAATTTtctttgtatagcccatatttacaaatcaaaaTTTGCTTCATAGGGCtgaacaaggtgcaacatccagTGAGGGATCCgtcccaggatggacagaagtgcaataaatgtcacaatgtcacaacaacaaaaaaacaatatttacaacattgatgagaaaagatcgtgtctaacataaatggagaggtgtgtcaatgtttaaagtatttgtacaaaagaaaatgtctgacagagaagaAGGGAGTAGCATGATTGTAAGAGGTATTGATAGAggtattgccagtaatggtagtaTATGCGAGTAGgaatattgtatatctaagcaattTAGTTGTAATTATAATCCACGACCAGCTGCCTCCAAGATCCAAAATCCACAATGTGGCTGCATCAGCAATCCTGGATTTGCAAAAAATAATCCAAACTTAATGTCATTACTAAGTAATTTCTTGACATTTAGAATGGATAGAGTGTACattacagtgtttttgtttatttgcacacGCTCTGTTTCCTGATTGTGGCTTCATTCCCAATCATGTCTTGTCAACGCAGAACTGAATGATAATCACATTTCCCAAAATTCTGTCTCGTGCCTAACAACTGTTATGTCACACGGGTGAGCAGGATGGCGTCATGCTACCTAGCCTGTCAGAGGGATATACAGCCTAAACTCCTTTAAGACCATTATACAGCATCAGCTCAGGGGCTGTAAACAGAGGCCTCACAGTGTTGTTTGCTGCTATAGGCTGGCAGTGGGTGCCAAAACTACATGTCAGGATGCCCAGAGCTCTATGCACAAAGGTTGACAAGCCTGTGCAGGTGCTTTGATAACCCCCTGTCATTACGGCTGTCCATGGCAACGCTcacatgtgcacgtgtgttgtTTCTCCTGGGAGAAGCTGTGATCTGCTGCTGGGCACATGCTGCTCAGGGAGGAGACGGCtctgtgtggtggtgtgtggtTCACTGCTGTGTAGAGCAGTTCTCCTCGTTGTCTTCTGATCAGATTAAAGCAGCCTCCTGCTCGATCTtgctccaacaccatcatcacATTGCAATCCGGAATTTTGTGCTGGACAAGTCAGTTGACATGGATTGAAGCAGAGAGCAGACACTTAGCATAATTAAAGtgcatttcttttaattgaAACCTGGGTGTGGGAGCTATACAGACATTTCCCTGAAAGtggtctgttttgtgttttggggCGCAGAGAATATCTGGTTGCCTTTGTGACTCAGTGAAATTCATGAGACCTAATTGACTCCATCGATCCAGATCTTATGATTCAGTGCGTtgggcagacagagggagacctgctgtgtaataaaataaatgaggtCAGCcacagtgctctctctctctctctctctctctctctctctctctctctctctctctctctctctctctctctcttttatcccCTTTTCTCTATGTCTAGATTGCTTTTTTATtgctcttactctctctctctctgggctcATTACTAAGTGATGGGTGGTGACTGAGTAATGTTGACCATTTACAGCTCtgagtgaaaagagagaatgtgAAACGGAGTGTGCACTATTTATTTCTGGCTAATTTCTGCGTTATGGTTAGCTCTAATTGGAACCGTTAAATTCCTGTGAGTCCTGTCAAAACTATGGAATAGCACATGTTCCTCTGTCATCACATGATTATGAGCTTCTTAGGGCAGTCCCTTGTCATGCCTTCTGAAAATCACATGTCACAGAGTGGTGACTGAACAATAGACACATCTTTTGAGGACCAGGCTCCAAACTGACAGCTCAAGCACGTCCACTGCCTCTAGGttaacaataacacacaaaaagTCTTATTAgccaataaataataaaaaaacattttaagtatttaaaattATAAGAGAAACATACGATGAAGTTCGTGGAGAAATTagtaatttaatgtatttattgatacatatatatatatatatatatataaatgtaaataaatattgataattCATTAGGATATAAATTTGCCTAATCATATTTCATAAAACATTCCCAAACATCCACATGTATCATACATTTTGTACATGCACATATGTTTgcatacaaacatgcacatatgcatgtttgtattttatgtatgtgtgtaattattaatttattgatgaaaaatacattttcttgtcCTTTAAGATGCAGAAATAAGtttcttaatttatttctcagttagtatttattttgtatcagTTAATTACCAATTTCTATATAATCCCATTGATTAACTGAAAAGATTGTTCTGTATtaatttttgatttattaatttgatttgttCTCCATCTATAAGTACCAGCTTTTCTCAGGGTGATGTTTAAAGCAAACCGTATAAGCGTAGATATATAGAAATGCAGAAATGAAGTAAAGATTATTACTAATTTACTCCTCTGTTAATTTCAAATTTCTAGttcattttagatttattaattgtatttgttACTCCTTATATAAATATCCGCTTTTCAGAGGATCATTTCTAAAGCAAACCTTTGAGCCAGAAATTAGATTCATAAAAACAGCCCGTGACCCTCCTAACTTATTAACAGATCCTTCTATTGGCTGCAGTGGGACGACCTTGACAAGGCAGGGCGCTCCATAGGAAGTGATGTAAGTCATGGGCTAAAATGCAGCGCTGAGGGGATTAGGCTATAATCCGTGCTAATAGCCTTGTCATATGCATTCAGCCCCGGACCAAAACAACTCCAGAGCATACTTTACTTAATTAATAACAGCAGGTAACTTAGATATTTGGGTAAAGAGGatctaaaaaaatgtaatcttcaGCTATTGAATCTTTCCCTCAGCAGACATGTACACCTCCTGTGGTTATTCCTctgaggagggtgtgtgtgtgtgtgtgtgtgtgtgtgtgtgtgtgtgtgtgtgtgtgtgtgtgtgtgtgtgtgtgtgtgtgtgtgtgtgtgtgtgtacactggtCATCAAACTACATATGATATTCAGGTTCCATTGATATTGTAGTTGAGCCTCGgaggtgtgtgctgtgtgtatgGATCTCCAGTGTGAGGCCAGTCTCCTCAGGTCTAACCTGGTcagagtgaagcagcaggagaaggacCTTTCTTTAATTACATCACCACACATGGTCACAGAGGGCTGAAGATGCactgactctgtgtgtctgcatgcttTATGGTCATGGTCAATTCTACCGCTCTCAACCTCCACGTGATTCGAATGTGACAGCAGCCTCAAGGGACTCATCAAAGTGGTTCAATTCAATAAATCAaaccaattttatttgtatagtccatatgcacaaatcacaatttgcctcatagcCCTTAACAAGGTGCGCCATCCTCTGCCCATAAACCTCCACTTTATTCAAGGCTGTAGAGGAGCAATCATTTGTTGTTGACGTGTCATTAGCAATAATATAACAAACAAGGTGTATTGTGAATATTTTTGAATGACGAAAGTAGAAATGTGGCTTCCTAGTGAACATGAGGATCTGCCCAGCTATCATCCTCTGCCTCCCATCAGCCCCAGGTAACGGTTGCTGTCAGGATCAGCTCCGGGACAGGTGCGCATTGTCGCTCGCAGGATTGGTTACGCAACCGCTTGAAAGCAGGGTTGCCCATCCTCCGTAGGTCTAGACAAGGCAGCGCTCTGTGAAAGCGACAAAGGAAAATACCAGAAGCATCGAGATTACAAGTCGCAGCTCGGCCAATCCCACTCCTTCCTGGTTGCTATGACAGCCAGAGTGACATGCAAATCGGAACTGCCACGTGTTGTTACCATGGGAATGTGCTGTACAGGGGATCCAGATAGTGTGATGCCAGGTTGCGCCACCAAAGACCCATAAAGCACCTTCAGTCATATCTGATGGATAATGTTCCACAGCCACAGGTCGCCTGTTACTGAATCAACAGGAGTGAAATCTACTTTTCAAGTGTCGGCTCTCCTCTTATTCCTCCTGCAAAGTGAATGTATTTACTCAGGTCAGAGTAGAGAGGCTGTAAAGGAAAGCGTCTCTGCTGAAGTCGTGCTGATAATACTTGATCTGGGATATCTGAGGAATTTACATGCAGATTAAGTGATTGCAAATCAGGCAGTCTGCGgtcaactcttttttttataggATCTCAGTCTGCCAGCTTGTTGGGCCAGTGGGTCACATGTCATGTGAGCGCTGTGAACTGTCTGAGCTGCACAGGCCTCCACTGACTGTACATCTGTTTAGCAGACGCAGAATTGTGCAGCTGTCACATAGAAACCCACATCTGGACACTGTAGGTGAACACCCACTGACTCATACATGAGCTCACAGTAATACAACAAGGTGATTTAAGCCTGAGACAAACTAGAGCTGAAAATaattcttaaaatgtgtttaataatttTATATGAGGGTGGGGGTAGAAACAGCATGTGGTGGTAgcacaaaacaacataaagaagTTGTCATAGGGCACTCAggcatattttatatttaaaaatccatcaattcacttatcctttgagggatCACAGAACACTGCTGTAGTGtttaaacaattaaatcaaattatctTTGACAACATATTTCAACTCTCAAACGATATGATCAACTTTTTAATCAAACAAGTTTCCTGGAGGATCAGCTTGTGTCTGTTTCTCCCTTATCTCCTCAGGTATATCACAGCTCAGTTGTTTGAAatatcccataatgcattttatGGTTACATTGTGtgacacacatttttttactttactttatcgaaaatgtcaatgttttgaCTCAGATTCTCCTTTATGTATAACATGGAGCTTCCATTGTGTTTAAATAAGACTTGGGTATAAGGCTGAGGTGACCTTATGGTTATATGCATCTGGTTACACTCACTGATTATTACGATTTCACCAGATGCTGCACCAAAGTGCAACACACCAAACACAGGAGCAGGTTTAAAGGGTTTTACTGTCCCGAAAAAGGCAGTTAGGTAAAGTGGGGAGGGAGGTGGCAGGTCCAGTGAAGTTGGTGTATGTTGAGTTGGTAGTGGGGGTGCAGGGGGTCAGGCTGGTTGGTTTGGCCATCCTGTCACTAGGCTAAAAAAGGTCAGAGTATaaggattacaaaaaaaaaactcactgaAAACATGACTTTACAATTCAATTGGCAGACTTTAACTACAGCTGTTGGTGAGCAGAGGATGAAAGGCACGCGTTCATATACACTGCAGGGTAGATTGTAGATGGGAACTAGGTGTGCAGcaaggatgaggagggggagatCGCTCGAGCAGGTAACGTGGAGGCAGGACTGGAGAATGATGAGCCACGTCtggcacacatacacaacacagagagacacacaaggaggaacacacagacacaaggaggaATCACAGGAAACCCAGGGAAAGCTGAGGCTGCGGCCATGACTGTAACACTGACTCAACTCTTCTACTCAGAGTTGTCCAGGGTACCAGATACTTTCAGCAGTGATTGTTTAACCTGCTTCGAGTGTCAGGTGTACACCTGGATTTGCCACATGATAATGAAACCCCCAAAACCCATTCAGCAGGATATGTCAGGCTCATTAGTTGATTAGTTATCCATCCATGAAACCGAACCAGTAAACCATATACTCATTATGTTTGACAACTTATCTTACACTTATTCTGATTTTGTAAACTTTGTGTTGttgaaaacacaataattacTACAAATTATTTGCAGTCAGGTTTCATGGGTTATAATTTTGCAGCAAGGTGGGAAAAAATTTACCttgagtttaaaaagaaaaatatgtaacTTCTTTACTTTCCTCTGCCAGATGATCTGAGTACAGCCAGAAGTGTTGaaatctttaaaatgaaatgtcaaaccTACCTTTTCAGTCTTGCTTTTGACTCAGAATCGTCTTTCAGAAATTTTTTGttctatgtatttatttttcaaatagaTTACTCTCTTTTATCATTAGTAACAACTTTTActtattcttattatatatCAGTCTTTTCTGGACTAGCATTGAACTGGCAGAAGGATGATGAATGGGTTCAAGGTGGCTGCGGCTCAGGAAACCTTCTGGTtagttgtccactaaccagaaggttggtggttctatacccagctcctccagctcacataccaaagtgtctttgggcaacAAACTGAGCCCTAAATTGCTCAAATGTGCTCCAGTGTTTGAATGGTGTGCAATAGAAAAAGcgcagcatatatatatatatattagacaGATTTCATATGAGGAGGACCACTGGCATTTTACCTTTCCTTACAGGTAGTTCAGTCATCTTGTTACAACCCCTCAGGGTCACAAGTTATAGTTCAGAGCGGAGCCCCACAATGATGGAGCTGAGGCAGAGTCATCCTGGCAGCTTGTCCTCCCAGCagaacactgacacacactcacaccagaGTTACCTGAGGACTGGAGTGAACTGAAGTAAACTCATGCACATGACCAGCTGTTGAGCCTCTACAAATCTCTGTGAGCCTGTTGGAaggctgctgcagtgtgtagtGCCACCTAGAGGCTGCATTTCATATTGATGCACACTAGTGTTAAAAAGACataattgaaaaatgaaaaataattcaaactgaACAGCTCCTTgctttaagttttgtttttggctCTATATAAGCCATGTTTAGTCTCCTCAGTGAGCTGTAAAAAGTGAGTCATTTTTAGGATtttgctgttgccatggcagtGATGATAATGCGAGCGGGAGCTTCCTGAGTGCAGCTCTATGCTAATGAAGCCCAGCCTGGCACTGAATAGTCTGTTCccaccgggccaatataagctcATCTCTGAGTGTGCTGCGGAGagcacaaacactgagctgTGGACTATTGAAGGCTTCTGAAAAGGGCCGCGACATTTGCAGGAAATGCGCTTTAAGAGGAACAGTTATCAAATGTATCATATAAGAGTGTGGGGAGGGATGGTTTAAAACAAAACTACGTCAGTAATACATGTCCTGAATACCAGCGTGttaatgcgtgtgtgtgtgtgtgtgtgcgtgtgcgtgtgtgtgtgtttgtgtgtgtgtgtgtgtgtgtctcaagcTCTAATGAGTACCTTTCTAAGTCTaagtaaacacaaactaaaGATTGCTGTGTAGTCTTTCTGATTGAACTGAGCAGTTAATGTAACTTTAACAACATGTTGTTGTTACCAAGAACAGCAATTATACTCCACTGTTTCATCACAATAAAGTTTACAGGTCTGCTGCATCATATTGTAGGTGAAGTAAGTGGTGAAAAAAGTCTGAAGTAATGTGTTGTTAATCACATTCTAATAAAGTCTTATAAGGATGTAACAGTGGGATATAATGCAGTGTCCTGGCAGCGGCTAAGGTAGCTACTGGGTTTGAATAGTGACACAGCATTAAATGGTCTGATGGCAGTCCTTACAAGGGACAACcttgtttgtttaatatatAGCGAAGAAGATATTATTTCTTGTTACGTCTTATTAGGATACAACTGTGTATATTTACTGTCTAATGAAGAACTTATAGTTTTGTGTAATTTCATATAAAGTTTGGCTTGTTACATCTTAGGAGTGTTTTGCCTGCTTCTctttgcattgtgggtaatgtaggcaaCAGGCTTTGTCAAATGATAATGGCATGAGAgtgtgaagaataaaaaaagatgtttgtctctgctgcagcgaTTGTGATCCTTATTTAAACTTTCCTCTGAGTCTGACTGTGTTTTAGGAGTGGACAGTCAATCAGTGGAGTAAAGTGAAAGCAGACTGATCAAAGGTAAatgttctgtgttgtgtgtgtgtgtgtgtgtgtccaggctgCAGAGGTGGAGAAGCAGCTGTCCACTCAGGTCCATTCATTACGTGGCGACTTCAGGGAGAAGAGCATGTCTACGAGACAACACATGACAGGACTGGAGACTCTACAGGCTGAGGTGAGCCACCATCTGTAGCATTTTGCCATTGTACCTTTCAGAGTGCACATCATCCAAGAGCTAAACAGAACAGAATAGTTCAGCTATACTCTAGAAATGATCCGAAATGAAGTTGCATGCTTGCAGTTACTGGCTCTCAGCAAGAAGCCTGGGTGTTTCATTTGACAGCAGATCACTGGGGATTTAACTTCTGTGTCATTAGTTCTTTGTCAAAAGTGACATAGTTTAAAGTTGCAGTTTTTGATAACAAGTTAACAAAAACCCACTAAACACTTTCAGGAAAGAGAGGTAGTGTACACCTTTCTCCTGTCATGCTACTGGAATTGCTTCTGGGCACTTTCTCTTAaacttgttgttttcctctccctGTAATCTGTATCTCTCTCCTCACTCGTTCCTCCTTCCCTCACGCTCCTCCCCACTTGGTCGGAGCAGCAAGGGCTAGAAGTGAGTGGTTACCGAGCGCTGTCTGTCAGCCCGACTGCATGCTGCATGCAGCGTCTtgtgaaataacacaaacatgaaatgcACCAATTATTATTTTCGTTCAGAAACTACCATTGCTTCTAATCTCTTATTAGATGAGTTGATCCAATTAGGATCTTGTGTTGTCACAGATATTTTATGTATAGATGGAAAACCTTTAAATGGCATTTCCACATCCTTACAGCAATCCCTGTTTCCATGAAAAACAGTTTGAGCATGAAAAACATGATGCTAATCAGAGCATGAGATGTGTTGTGATGTCAGCCGTGCTCATGTATCAGCCGGTCGTGTTATAAACATTGATACTGTTAGAGAATAAAAACGGCGGAGAGTTCCTCCGTAGCTTCTCTTCAAAGACAGGCAGAAAACACCCAGACTGCAGAGCCTGTGCTATAATTGGAAGGAGAGGCTACTGCTCTATATTTGGCTGAGATACTGCAATGTCTGGGTGCTCCCACATCTCCATCGCTTTGCCTTTATACCACATATGCTGATGACTAATGGCTTTTCCCCCCCACATTTCTGAAAAGACGGAGACTATAGCAGCCTAAAAATATCCAGAAGCTGGAAATGTGGGTACTCATTTGgtggtgaaaaaaacaactgatccGTGAAGTAGGTTACCAGATGTAGGTCAAAAGCAGGAGGGATAGAAATGAGCAAGAACTGACGTTTGTTTAATGGGGAAAGCTACTCGGGCTGCTAAAGAGAGAAACAATTCATGTGGAAGAAGTTGTGCTGTTGCGAGGTTAGCCTAGAAGGCTGTTATATTATATAGCCATGGTGAATAGTAAGCTGATATATCACCAAAACATTCCTGAAGATGAGGGTGGTAACTAGCACCTACGCCATGCTAGGCAACAAACATTCTTTAGACCAGTGGGAGTACTTTTTAATCTCGTGTAAGAGCCCTGCTTCCCTCAGagtcagaacaacaacaaaatgcagcTTTCAATCAGGCCTGCAGCCGCCCCATCTGCTGCTATCAACCAGGAAACCTGAACAATCCTCCATTTCACCAGGTAATACCTTTTACCTGGGGCATAGTAACTGAGAGGTGCTGTCTGACATGTTAGATTAAGATGCTGTCCGAGAGGAAGATGGAGCTGGAGCGCAGGGTGCACATCATGCTGGAGGAGAacgagctgctgcagagcacagTGGACGACTTCAGAGAGAGGACGCTGGTGTTGGAGAAGCAGTGTCAGGAGAAGGACCTACAGGTACGGAGACATGAAGGACTGTTAGATCTTTGACAGCAGCTAATAAAATGTACTTGGACAAAGCAATATTTGTGTTCAACCACAGTTTGTCCTAAAGATTAGTCAGCTCTGCTGTCAGACCTCGGCAGATATTCACACTTCGTTCTGTTAAATGTTTGCCTTCTTGGTTGTGTCCAGTTGCGGCAGAGCCAGCTGGAGCTCCAGGAGGTTCAGGTGTCCCACAGGCAGCTGACCTCTCGGCTGGAGGAGCTGTCAGAGGAGCACAGCCTCCACAGCCTCACCCCACACCCATCCAGTCTGCTGTGTGAGATAGAACAGAgcatggagcaggaggagcaggagcaggagagggagcaggTAGTTACCACCATGACTCTTGGATGATGTTTTGTTGAGTCCACTCTTTATTTGTTGCTTGAAATCTCTGCGTATTGTTCGACTGTAACCTATCCTTTGAGCACCATATCACAATCTCAGAGATATTGCcaaaaaacttattttttttatgggGGGTGCAGAGTGTTTTCCGTCAGGGCTCCAAGGTTCTGGATAAATTGCCTGAGGAAATAAGGCTGTCTTTTAAGTCTCGGCTAAAAACCATACTTTTTCAGATGGCATATTTTTCCAGCATTTACTTGGGCTGCCAGGCTATTAATGTTCttctatcattattattattattaccgTTACTATTTATCTACTTCCCTCTGTATTTTAAccgtttgttttcttgttgtgcagcactttgttctttgtgttgaaaaatgctctatacaaagttattttaatttattccaTCCTGCTGTCAGCACCAGGCGGTTGGGAAACTAATATCTAAATATCCCCTCCCCCAACTTGTCCAGTTGCGTCTCCAGCTGTGGGAGGCCTACTGCGAGGTCCGCTCACTCTGCTCCCATCTCCGGGGAAACGACATCACCGACTCGGCGCTGTCCACCGATTCTTCCATGGACGATTACTCGGAGACGTCCTCTGCCAAGGATGTGCCTACTGGCAGCCTCCACACCGGCCTTCTGGAGCTGCGGAGGCTGACACAGAACCTGCTGGATGGCAACGAGTCCACGGTAATGAACAACTCACTGGCAGCTCAGCAGCTCTGGAGAAATGACATCTCACAAAATAAGGGGTTTCCAATTCATTTTTTTGGAAGAACTATGTAGTTTGGTATTACTAGTGCAAACAGAATCAATGGTACGAGACAGTGTAGTAAGCACCCGCTCATGTAATTTAGTGTTTGAGAAAGAGCCAGAAAATGATATAGAAGTTAATAGTACGatcattttgtaaatgaaatgaagcGGTGGACTGACTGACCAGGTTTTGTTATGGTTGTATCTGTTTGCCTTCTTGCTTCCTGCAgctaattaaatgttttatactGGAGACACTGTTGAGCCCCTAACAAAATTAAAGAATGTCAATAACttacacacttttatttttcactgaCCTGAGATCTTTTGGCTTCACCTGCCCTTCCTGCTGCATCTCTATTGGTGTTGCTATTCACCCATTTGTCTCTGGATACATTTATGTTCATGTTTACACCACGACAAATAGCCGCTGTAAACTTTAATATCGCACTTTTCTTAACCCAtctgataataataaaacaaaccctgcctccttgAAAAGCAATGATGGCCTTAGAGGTTACATGACTAGGTTGAGTTTACAAAACTGGCAGTGAAGAATATTAaccaaattaaatatgaattaattaGTGGAAGATGTAAGGTATAATGAGTCTTTTTAGACTAGACAGTCTAGTCTTGGTGACTACTTTACAGTACTCACagattcatacagtgcatctatgtgcagcacttgtCATATAGCACGTCCGTCAGGGGCAACTTGGGGTTGAGTATCTGCTAATAATGGACTAATAATGCTTCAACAGGATACTGCCTATTTTAGAGACAGAATAATGAACCACAGAATGGCCATTAGCAGTACAttgacagtgagtgtgtgtcgtgTTGAAAGGGCTCGCGGCGCAGCGATGAGGAGGCTCTGGAGGAGCAGGTGAGGAAGCTGGGAGAAGAGCTGAGGGAGGTCAGAGAGCTGCACGAGGCGGAGCAGGACAAAACACGCAGCAGCCAaggggagctgctgcagctgcacaatcAGGTACGAGCGTCTATAACATCTGTACACATGTGTACACTCATATAcatcatatactgtacatggaCATGTTGATATACATGTTCGgctttcccttttttaaagGGACACACCAAGGCTCTGCTTCTCATCCTATGGAAGTGTCAGACAGGCCTCATTAATTCTACGTCACATCCGATCTTTCTTTGTGGAATAACAATGAATTAACAAATACTCATGTCTAAGAATAACATGACCCAGTGGTGCAGATGTGGTTCTCACCAGTTCCTTAGCTGGTGTGAATTTGATGTATTTTGTTTGTAATGTAGGACATTGTTTCAACCTCGTCTCCTTTCTGCAAGGAGAGCTCACTCACAATGGGTTGCAATGGGTTTGAAATGccatcttacacacacacacaaacacacacacacacacacacagttcacttATCCTCCCATTGAAGTGGGTCAACTCAACATCTCACACATGAGCAGCCCACTGTATAAATTTGCCATTAAAGCCTTTATCCTGCCTGTGTCTCACAGCTCTGTCTGATGCTCTCTTCCATGTGACCTGCAGATGGCGCTTCTCTCTGTAGAGATGTGCTCTCTCAGTGAGGACAACCAGCGGATGAGGGTGATGGCTGAAATACGAGAACCCAGCGAGCAGCTCCAGAGTGCtatcagagacagagacgacgCCATAGCCAAGTAGGATCACATCACTGATTATTataatgatgaataataaaatagaatagatttctattgtaaatatatacagcctatataatataatataatataataaaactacTTCATAAACTATTCAA includes:
- the bicdl1 gene encoding BICD family-like cargo adapter 1 isoform X3, with the protein product MSASCLDLQTSAAGSAPLELDSDCMEPRPGAAQDSGGFQGHPLRHAGSGGLGMALEEELAMLTGERDDEEELPDLEMPVVGHNADLLSLFRQKEKDLVLAAKLGKALLERNQDLSKQYEKMHKDLNEKLEHLEQEKHELRRRLESREGEWEGRVAELETDVQQLQCELELHQVQLREADRDKTKAISELSEQNHRLLEQLSRAAEVEKQLSTQVHSLRGDFREKSMSTRQHMTGLETLQAEQGLEIKMLSERKMELERRVHIMLEENELLQSTVDDFRERTLVLEKQCQEKDLQLRQSQLELQEVQVSHRQLTSRLEELSEEHSLHSLTPHPSSLLCEIEQSMEQEEQEQEREQLRLQLWEAYCEVRSLCSHLRGNDITDSALSTDSSMDDYSETSSAKDVPTGSLHTGLLELRRLTQNLLDGNESTGSRRSDEEALEEQVRKLGEELREVRELHEAEQDKTRSSQGELLQLHNQMALLSVEMCSLSEDNQRMRVMAEIREPSEQLQSAIRDRDDAIAKKKAVEMELAKCKIDIMSLNSQLLDAIQQKLNLSQQLEAWQWPFSASVPPSLLCGTPHPLLLP
- the bicdl1 gene encoding BICD family-like cargo adapter 1 isoform X1, whose translation is MSASCLDLQTSAAGSAPLELDSDCMEPRPGAAQDSGGFQGHPLRHAGSGGLGMALEEELAMLTGERDDEEELPDLEMPVVGHNADLLSLFRQKEKDLVLAAKLGKALLERNQDLSKQYEKMHKDLNEKLEHLEQEKHELRRRLESREGEWEGRVAELETDVQQLQCELELHQVQLREADRDKTKAISELSEQNHRLLEQLSRAAEVEKQLSTQVHSLRGDFREKSMSTRQHMTGLETLQAEQGLEIKMLSERKMELERRVHIMLEENELLQSTVDDFRERTLVLEKQCQEKDLQLRQSQLELQEVQVSHRQLTSRLEELSEEHSLHSLTPHPSSLLCEIEQSMEQEEQEQEREQLRLQLWEAYCEVRSLCSHLRGNDITDSALSTDSSMDDYSETSSAKDVPTGSLHTGLLELRRLTQNLLDGNESTGSRRSDEEALEEQVRKLGEELREVRELHEAEQDKTRSSQGELLQLHNQMALLSVEMCSLSEDNQRMRVMAEIREPSEQLQSAIRDRDDAIAKKKAVEMELAKCKIDIMSLNSQLLDAIQQKLNLSQQLEAWQDDMHRVIDQQLMDKHQDEWRSAPSSLPRAHGGQSSRRANRISDEDKRLFSFFKKN
- the bicdl1 gene encoding BICD family-like cargo adapter 1 isoform X2 — protein: MSASCLDLQTSAAGSAPLELDSDCMEPRPGAAQDSGGFQGHPLRHAGSGGLGMALEEELAMLTGERDDEEELPDLEMPVVGHNADLLSLFRQKEKDLVLAAKLGKALLERNQDLSKQYEKMHKDLNEKLEHLEQEKHELRRRLESREGEWEGRVAELETDVQQLQCELELHQVQLREADRDKTKAISELSEQNHRLLEQLSRAAEVEKQLSTQVHSLRGDFREKSMSTRQHMTGLETLQAEIKMLSERKMELERRVHIMLEENELLQSTVDDFRERTLVLEKQCQEKDLQLRQSQLELQEVQVSHRQLTSRLEELSEEHSLHSLTPHPSSLLCEIEQSMEQEEQEQEREQLRLQLWEAYCEVRSLCSHLRGNDITDSALSTDSSMDDYSETSSAKDVPTGSLHTGLLELRRLTQNLLDGNESTGSRRSDEEALEEQVRKLGEELREVRELHEAEQDKTRSSQGELLQLHNQMALLSVEMCSLSEDNQRMRVMAEIREPSEQLQSAIRDRDDAIAKKKAVEMELAKCKIDIMSLNSQLLDAIQQKLNLSQQLEAWQDDMHRVIDQQLMDKHQDEWRSAPSSLPRAHGGQSSRRANRISDEDKRLFSFFKKN
- the bicdl1 gene encoding BICD family-like cargo adapter 1 isoform X4, producing MSASCLDLQTSAAGSAPLELDSDCMEPRPGAAQDSGGFQGHPLRHAGSGGLGMALEEELAMLTGERDDEEELPDLEMPVVGHNADLLSLFRQKEKDLVLAAKLGKALLERNQDLSKQYEKMHKDLNEKLEHLEQEKHELRRRLESREGEWEGRVAELETDVQQLQCELELHQVQLREADRDKTKAISELSEQNHRLLEQLSRAAEVEKQLSTQVHSLRGDFREKSMSTRQHMTGLETLQAEQGLEIKMLSERKMELERRVHIMLEENELLQSTVDDFRERTLVLEKQCQEKDLQLRQSQLELQEVQVSHRQLTSRLEELSEEHSLHSLTPHPSSLLCEIEQSMEQEEQEQEREQLRLQLWEAYCEVRSLCSHLRGNDITDSALSTDSSMDDYSETSSAKDVPTGSLHTGLLELRRLTQNLLDGNESTGSRRSDEEALEEQVRKLGEELREVRELHEAEQDKTRSSQGELLQLHNQMALLSVEMCSLSEDNQRMRVMAEIREPSEQLQSAIRDRDDAIAKKKAVEMELAKCKIDIMSLNSQLLDAIQQKLNLSQQLEAWQFASSGLFTVWLLWFLI